A genomic region of Eucalyptus grandis isolate ANBG69807.140 chromosome 5, ASM1654582v1, whole genome shotgun sequence contains the following coding sequences:
- the LOC120293672 gene encoding granule-bound starch synthase 1, chloroplastic/amyloplastic-like → MDDHVEFVRGIREKLYTLFDKYATSMSRDDRFTSSTSRGNISVEGIDENIGDDIDEYDAFESEHFGSQSTKSQLDLYLEENRLDRKKFPDLNVLDYWKTHSHRATLAELCDEANLSPHCLMFDLSTLKVWGKTGSKVYGPRAGLDYKDNQLRFSLLCQAALEAPQVLNLNNSENFSGPYGEDVVFIANDWHTTLLPCYLKTMYQSRGLYKNAKVAFCIHSIAYQGRFPFRDFTLVNLPNEFKSSFDFIDGNLKPAKGRKINWIKAGII, encoded by the exons ATGGATGATCATGTGGAATTTGTACGGGGCATTCGAGAAAAACTCTATAcactttttgataaatatgcGACTTCTATGTCTAGAGATGATCGTTTTACTTCTTCAACTAGTCGAGGTAACATTTCAGTTGAGGGCATTGATGAGAACATTGGGGATGACATTGATGAGTATGATGCATTTGAGAGTGAACACTTTGGATCACAATCTACTAAGTCACaattggatttgtatttggagGAGAATAGGCTTGATAGAAAGAAGTTCCCGGATCTCAATGTCCTTGATTATTGGAAGACTCATTCTCATCG AGCTACTCTTGCAGAATTATGTGATGAAGCAAATTTATCCCCACATTGTTTGATGTTTGATTTGTCAACATTGAAGGTGTGGGGCAAGACAGGCTCTAAAGTATATGGGCCACGGGCAGGGCTAGATTACAAGGATAACCAACTTCGCTTTAGCTTGTTGTGCCAG GCTGCTCTAGAGGCACCTCAGGTTCTGAATCTAAACAACAGTGAAAATTTTTCAGGACCATATG GTGAAGATGTTGTCTTCATTGCCAATGACTGGCACACTACTCTTCTTCCATGCTACCTCAAAACAATGTACCAATCTCGAGGGCTTTACAAAAATGCCAAG GTAGCATTCTGCATCCACAGCATTGCCTACCAGGGAAGATTTCCCTTTAGAGATTTCACCCTTGTCAATCTACCTAATGAATTTAAGAGTTCTTTTGACTTCATAGATGG GAATCTCAAGCCTGCAAAGGGAAGGAAAATCAACTGGATAAAGGCTGGAATTATATAA